Proteins from one Candidatus Rokuibacteriota bacterium genomic window:
- a CDS encoding type II toxin-antitoxin system VapC family toxin — MSDLVVDASVAVKWLVPERHADAAVVALSGEYSLLAPDLIWAEVGNTLWKKWRRRELQEAEASGLLQDFRRFPLRIYASDALLDLAWRVATRYRRSLYDSVYLALASHRGCQLVTADRRLYRHLERSPLGTHLLWVEDLG; from the coding sequence GTGAGCGATCTGGTGGTGGATGCGAGCGTGGCGGTTAAGTGGCTCGTGCCGGAACGCCACGCGGACGCCGCCGTCGTCGCTTTAAGCGGAGAGTACTCCTTGCTGGCCCCTGACCTGATCTGGGCCGAAGTCGGCAATACGCTCTGGAAGAAATGGCGGCGGCGCGAGCTCCAGGAGGCGGAGGCCTCAGGCCTGCTTCAGGACTTCCGACGGTTCCCGCTCCGAATTTACGCTTCAGACGCGTTGCTGGATCTGGCGTGGCGCGTCGCGACACGCTATCGCCGGAGCCTTTATGATAGCGTCTACCTTGCTCTAGCCAGCCACAGGGGATGCCAGCTCGTGACAGCCGACCGAAGGCTATATCGTCACCTGGAACGGAGCCCGCTCGGTACTCATCTCCTATGGGTGGAGGACCTTGGGTGA